In Clostridium ljungdahlii DSM 13528, the genomic window AGTACCTATAATATTTAAATGTGGTATCGAAACCTTTGACCATAATTTTAGAAATAAGGTATTACGTAAAGGTGCTGTTTTTTCTGGTCCAGCTGAAGTTGCCAAATATTTTAAGTCCATATGCCTTTTAGTTGGCATAAAAGGACAGACTACTGAAATGATAAAAAAAGATATAGAGTATCTGCTTAAATATTTTCAATATGGATGTGTAAATATATTTACACAAAACTCCACAAGCATAGAAAGAGATGAAAAATTGATAAATTGGTTTAAAGAAAATTATTCCTTTTTGGATGAAGAAAAAAATATAGAAGTACTTTGGAATAATACTGATTTTGGTGTTGGGACTATTTGTAACAGTTAAAAATATACGTTAAATCATTGACTTACCAGAAGGTAAGCCAGCTTTAATGTAATAAATACGAGTGTACTTATTACATTAAAGCTGTTTTTTTAAAAAATCTTTTATATCTTCTGAAGGCATTGGCTTTCCAAAATAATATCCCTGAATTTTGTTACAGTTTTTACCTTTCAAAGATTTAATCTGATTTTCTTCTTCAACACCTTCTGCTACTACTTCCAATTTCATTCTATGAGCAAGTTTTATTATCTCTTCCGTTATAATATCTTCATAATAATCACTGCATATACCATCTATAAAAGTCTTGTCAATTTTAAGCGTATTTATTGGAATACTTTTTAAATAGTTCAAAGAAGAATATCCACTTCCAAAATCATCAAGTGCAACTTTTACTCCCATATTTTTAAGTTCATTTATCACTTTAAGATTACTTTCAAGAGACTCCATCATAACACTTTCAGTTATCTCTATTTCCAAGTATTCTGGT contains:
- a CDS encoding radical SAM protein, with translation MIRYSLVTQKNPREIVLLKASPCIWGHCSFCDYIDDNSTDINSNILFNENILKKVTGKYKTLEIINSGSCFELPIETLEYIKSIVVSKHIKKLFFESHWLYKDRLHEMDDFFKVPIIFKCGIETFDHNFRNKVLRKGAVFSGPAEVAKYFKSICLLVGIKGQTTEMIKKDIEYLLKYFQYGCVNIFTQNSTSIERDEKLINWFKENYSFLDEEKNIEVLWNNTDFGVGTICNS